One genomic region from Halobacteriovorax vibrionivorans encodes:
- a CDS encoding NAD(P)-dependent alcohol dehydrogenase, giving the protein MKTVGYAAHSPTSGLEPYEFSRRKLRGNDVAIEILYSGICHSDLHTVHGDWGEQPYPLIPGHEIIGKVIDVGPEVKKYKVGDSVGVGCMVDSCQTCDQCHNHEEQYCREGMTATYGSEDRITGEITQGGYSKHIVAREEFVLKISDKLDISKAAPILCAGITTYSPLKTWNVKKGTRVGVIGLGGLGHMAVKLASAMGAEVTVISRSTDKEKEAKAIGAKAILSSRDESALEAAASSFDLIIDTVPVKHDFDTYTPLLDIDGTHVIVGQVGEMDEPVTAPLIMGRRRIAGSLIGGIKETQEVLDFCAEHNIHPDCEVIKPEQINEAWDKLQKENPSHRYVIDMTNLKVS; this is encoded by the coding sequence ATGAAAACAGTAGGATACGCAGCACATTCACCAACATCGGGATTAGAACCTTATGAGTTTTCAAGAAGGAAACTAAGAGGGAACGATGTTGCCATTGAAATACTTTATAGTGGAATATGTCACTCTGATCTTCACACAGTACATGGAGACTGGGGAGAGCAACCCTACCCTCTTATTCCAGGACATGAAATTATCGGGAAAGTCATAGACGTAGGCCCAGAAGTAAAAAAATATAAAGTTGGCGATAGCGTCGGTGTCGGTTGCATGGTTGATAGTTGCCAAACTTGTGACCAATGCCATAATCATGAAGAACAATATTGTCGTGAAGGTATGACTGCAACATATGGCTCAGAAGATCGTATAACAGGAGAAATCACACAAGGTGGTTACTCAAAGCATATTGTTGCACGTGAAGAATTTGTTCTTAAAATCTCAGATAAACTCGATATCTCAAAAGCTGCACCAATTTTATGTGCAGGTATTACAACATACTCGCCTTTAAAAACATGGAATGTAAAAAAAGGAACTAGAGTTGGTGTAATTGGTCTTGGAGGCCTTGGGCACATGGCCGTAAAACTTGCATCAGCAATGGGTGCAGAAGTTACAGTTATTAGTCGATCTACAGATAAAGAAAAAGAAGCAAAGGCAATAGGTGCAAAAGCAATCCTATCATCTCGAGATGAAAGTGCACTCGAAGCAGCTGCTTCTTCTTTTGACTTAATTATCGATACAGTTCCTGTAAAACACGACTTTGATACATACACACCTCTACTTGATATCGATGGCACTCATGTGATCGTAGGTCAGGTTGGTGAAATGGATGAGCCCGTTACTGCGCCACTTATAATGGGAAGACGTCGAATTGCAGGTTCATTAATCGGTGGGATTAAAGAAACACAAGAGGTTTTGGATTTCTGTGCTGAACATAATATTCATCCAGATTGTGAGGTTATAAAGCCAGAGCAAATAAATGAAGCGTGGGATAAACTACAAAAAGAAAATCCATCTCATCGATATGTCATCGACATGACAAATTTAAAAGTATCGTAG
- a CDS encoding sensor histidine kinase has product MNVSNKAVHAYINYIIENNDDPKSFFENLGYDYSVMSDEKKYMSWDDYKVITESLNDKYDKFYEGMTRHGLTNKFVKHVLDILSRMISFRFVGDFILKYSFKTFYTNAVSIELIKKGRTTFDIKLTFNSEEDIFPVFVDMYRDVFLALPRLISNSLTWDVKTSQNGNILIYHIDEKMSSPSFYTSFQFFILRIFKLDKYYQTLIFDNLQHSNELEKKNLELELAEKKISEAHKDVLLANRIISHDIANKMQIIEHVKRLMKRNDIEKANQKLDIYYKSVKAIIENTRNVIDDHSSSFMLADVSLKNLLEELVFEYQDQANNKDVNISLNLECEDNYHFRTNKEALKASVLGNILQNAIKFSKANSEVKISASVEKDLLKISCEDSGVGIERSLVNDINRNSEKLFQSTIGTHGETGRGLGLFIIRKVCRELDFKVKFESSLGNGTKVTISKNL; this is encoded by the coding sequence TTGAACGTTAGTAATAAAGCAGTCCATGCATATATAAACTACATTATTGAAAATAACGATGATCCAAAGTCATTCTTTGAGAACTTAGGCTATGACTACTCAGTCATGAGTGATGAAAAGAAATATATGAGTTGGGATGACTACAAAGTAATTACAGAATCACTCAATGATAAATATGACAAATTCTACGAAGGGATGACTCGGCATGGTTTAACAAATAAGTTTGTTAAGCATGTACTTGATATTCTCTCACGTATGATTAGCTTTCGTTTTGTTGGCGATTTCATTTTAAAATATTCCTTTAAAACATTTTATACTAATGCTGTTAGTATTGAGCTTATTAAAAAAGGTAGAACAACTTTTGATATCAAATTAACTTTCAATAGTGAGGAAGATATATTTCCTGTTTTTGTTGATATGTATCGAGATGTATTTCTTGCTCTTCCAAGACTTATTTCAAACTCGCTAACTTGGGATGTGAAGACAAGTCAAAACGGAAATATTCTAATCTATCATATTGATGAGAAAATGAGCTCACCATCTTTTTATACTTCTTTTCAATTTTTTATCTTAAGGATCTTTAAACTAGATAAGTATTACCAAACGCTTATCTTTGATAATCTTCAACATAGTAATGAACTTGAAAAAAAGAATCTCGAATTAGAGCTGGCAGAAAAGAAGATAAGTGAGGCACATAAAGATGTTCTCTTAGCAAATCGTATCATTAGTCATGATATTGCCAATAAGATGCAGATTATAGAGCATGTAAAAAGGTTGATGAAGCGAAATGATATCGAAAAAGCCAATCAGAAACTGGATATATACTATAAGTCAGTTAAGGCCATCATTGAAAATACTCGTAACGTAATAGATGATCATTCAAGTTCATTTATGTTAGCTGATGTTTCGCTAAAGAACTTGCTTGAAGAGTTGGTCTTTGAATATCAAGACCAAGCAAATAACAAAGATGTAAATATTTCTCTCAATCTAGAGTGTGAAGATAATTATCATTTTAGAACAAATAAAGAAGCACTGAAGGCGAGTGTTTTAGGTAATATTCTTCAAAATGCGATTAAATTTTCAAAAGCAAATTCTGAAGTTAAAATTAGTGCTTCTGTGGAAAAAGATTTATTAAAGATTTCATGTGAAGACAGTGGAGTAGGCATAGAAAGAAGTCTTGTTAATGATATTAATCGCAATTCTGAAAAGCTATTTCAAAGCACAATAGGAACACATGGTGAAACAGGACGTGGCCTAGGACTATTTATTATTAGGAAAGTATGCCGTGAATTGGATTTCAAAGTTAAATTCGAGTCTTCATTAGGTAACGGAACTAAGGTTACGATTTCAAAAAATCTTTAA
- a CDS encoding glutaminase: MEEKYTQILERIYSEISPLITRGKVADYIPELGKVDPNQFGMSVCTNSGHEYIIGNSQKSFSIQSISKVFTLVLAYSKLDRKLWERVGREPSGTRFDSLVLLENEEGIPRNPFINAGAIVVVDILLDLYEDPINEVLKFVRELSGNEDIFINEKVRDSELECANRNYALTYFMKSFGNIRNDVSTVIEAYTSICSIEMSCVDLARSFRLFSSNGENPWNGKRILTKSQNKRMNAIMMTCGLYNSVGDFAYRVGIPAKSGVGGGIVGVIPNEMSISTWSPCLDKTGNSLAGIKALELFTTYSEQSIY; encoded by the coding sequence ATGGAAGAAAAATACACACAAATCCTTGAAAGAATTTATTCAGAAATATCTCCACTAATCACAAGAGGTAAGGTTGCCGACTATATACCTGAACTTGGTAAAGTTGATCCTAACCAATTTGGAATGTCTGTTTGTACCAATAGTGGACATGAGTATATAATTGGAAATTCTCAAAAGTCTTTTTCAATTCAATCTATTTCAAAAGTATTTACTCTAGTCTTGGCCTACTCAAAGCTTGATAGAAAGTTGTGGGAACGTGTTGGCCGAGAGCCTTCTGGAACTAGATTTGATTCTCTAGTGTTATTGGAAAATGAAGAAGGTATTCCTCGTAATCCATTTATCAATGCTGGTGCAATTGTTGTGGTAGATATTCTTCTTGATCTCTACGAAGATCCTATAAATGAAGTCTTAAAATTTGTGCGTGAATTAAGCGGAAATGAAGATATTTTTATTAATGAAAAAGTTAGAGACTCTGAGCTCGAATGTGCTAATCGAAATTATGCTCTTACTTATTTTATGAAAAGCTTTGGTAATATTCGTAATGATGTCTCTACAGTAATCGAAGCCTATACTTCTATATGCTCAATTGAAATGTCATGTGTTGATCTTGCAAGATCATTTAGACTTTTTAGCTCAAATGGAGAGAATCCGTGGAATGGAAAGAGAATCTTAACAAAGAGCCAGAATAAGCGCATGAATGCCATAATGATGACTTGTGGCCTTTATAATTCAGTCGGTGATTTCGCTTACCGAGTTGGTATACCTGCTAAGTCGGGAGTCGGTGGTGGAATTGTTGGTGTAATTCCAAATGAGATGTCCATTTCAACATGGTCTCCATGTCTTGATAAAACAGGCAACTCTCTTGCCGGTATTAAGGCCTTAGAGCTCTTTACAACATATTCTGAGCAATCAATTTACTAG
- a CDS encoding metallophosphatase domain-containing protein, with the protein MKLVFFSDTHNQHDKVPLESGDILFHCGDFTRKGSLDDVKSFARFVGMQDFKYKVVIAGNHDFSFEDDRKIEAENILKEHGIIYLNDSLVELDGLKIWGSPITPMYHNWAFMRERGEEIQKHWELIPNDVDIILTHGPPANIMDLCYNGERDGCHILLEKILEIKPKIHAFGHIHEEYGVLEQDGIKFINACSLDEKYIYQNKPIIVEI; encoded by the coding sequence ATGAAACTCGTATTTTTTTCAGATACTCATAATCAGCATGACAAAGTTCCATTAGAAAGTGGGGATATTCTTTTTCATTGTGGAGATTTCACAAGAAAGGGAAGTCTTGATGATGTTAAAAGTTTTGCTCGTTTTGTTGGAATGCAAGACTTCAAATATAAAGTTGTCATTGCTGGTAATCACGATTTTTCTTTTGAAGATGATAGAAAAATAGAAGCAGAAAATATTCTAAAAGAGCATGGTATTATTTATTTAAATGATTCTTTAGTGGAACTTGATGGCCTAAAAATATGGGGCTCTCCCATAACTCCTATGTATCATAATTGGGCCTTTATGAGAGAGCGTGGAGAAGAAATACAAAAACATTGGGAGCTCATTCCAAATGATGTGGATATCATTCTAACTCATGGCCCACCGGCCAATATTATGGACCTTTGCTACAATGGTGAGCGTGATGGCTGTCATATTCTCTTAGAGAAGATCTTAGAAATTAAACCAAAGATTCATGCCTTTGGGCACATTCATGAAGAGTATGGAGTCTTGGAGCAAGATGGGATTAAGTTTATCAATGCTTGTAGCCTCGATGAGAAATACATCTATCAGAATAAACCAATTATCGTAGAGATTTAG